In Sphaeramia orbicularis chromosome 1, fSphaOr1.1, whole genome shotgun sequence, a genomic segment contains:
- the LOC115429438 gene encoding collagen alpha-1(XI) chain-like — protein MGFSRSRAVMDQWSLVRGTWLLLVLVTLFDTSRAANLIDVLKVLELSEDMEGVSLEAGLCTSRTGREETDLSYKIDRKIQLSAPTKQLFPELPFPVNFSVMTTVRPVKGSQVFLLSLYDFQGTQQLGLEVARSPVFLYEDHEGQPTPDLYPTFRTVTLADGKWHRVAYSVEGQSVTLYLDCIKVETLDLLRGHDPYVSTEGVTVFGTRLLDEAVFEGDIQQLLIVDDPRAAETYCQDYIPDCDAPLPYNSILVEPEELERVPKKRVVEEFEEFDYSDLYEDLSVSTVTTGPNITEYEIVEYEDYDNMTDYYQVKEYEYEEEYDERHGPAEREQAYTINLEDLPEKGQKGEPAYLGAGTQIVGAHGPPGPEGEAGPTGVTGPVGPRGDPGELGPPGRPGLNGADGIPGPPGNIMLIPFQSGGDPRTGAVVSAQEAQAQAILQQTKLAMKGPPGPLGLRGRPGPLGGPGPQGLKGNSGEMGPAGPPGLTGISGQNGRPGKRGRAGADGGRGAVGETGAKGDRGFDGLPGLPGNKGHKGDRGKPGPVGPAGVPGEKGSEGPPGPRGAPGDAGARGLNGPRGRPGPPGQPGIRGVDGVQGSKGNIGSPGDIGAPGQQGNPGILGFPGPQGLVGHPGEKGPQGKKGMQGLPGNDGPPGHPGREGTPGEKGLPGPPGVQGPVGYPGQRGVKGADGIRGLKGSKGEKGEDGFPGAKGEMGAKGDVGDNGVPGARGEDGPEGPKGQMGPQGESGPAGISGEKGKLGVPGLPGYPGRQGPKGSDGFPGVLGEPGEKGKKGPAGQPGSAGQRGSNGARGARGARGPTGKPGEKGASGHDGPPGSPGERGPQGPQGRNGEPGPKGSMGPAGKDGLPGHPGQRGEPGFQGKTGPPGPSGVVGPQGKSGESGPTGDRGHPGAPGVPGEHGLPGAAGKEGGKGDPGFPGTAGKSGPAGLKGFRGSRGAPGGMGPPGLKGGSGPTGSPGAIGASGERGPPGPAGAIGQPGRPGPIGGPGPMGEKGEPGEKGAIGPAGQDGEQGPVGMPGATGPAGPPGDDGDKGEHGGPGQKGSKGDKGEAGPPGPPGTQGPVGQSGLPGVDGLAGPRGQQGMYGPKGDEGLRGFKGSQGPIGLQGMPGLPGEKGESGHGGLMGPPGQQGPAGSQGPIGGQGPAGRVGMVGQPGVVGEKGEDGEAGDPGPVGVAGRLGDKGDQGEKGDTGAPGSAGPPGSRGPTGEDGAKGNAGPIGVTGDLGQQGEAGPNGVDGLPGSKGDTGDPGKSGPPGATGEPGPPGPPGRRGHLGKPGKEGKAGLKGAKGSPGLEGPIGKTGPVGGQGHPGKPGPQGLRGIPGPAGEQGLNGPPGQSGPPGPMGPPGLPGFKGDPGRKGDKGHGGLIGLIGPPGDLGEKGDRGLPGNQGLPGPKGDEGPVGPPGPPGPPGPNGLSGAIGQKGSKGNQGPIGPRGDTGPAGPPGLPGSPAAGVMPLPERGRRRRTHSSVDGTTLEDEEEVINGGGEEWMQGDQAKQDEWLKRKEGQGMEEVFASLSSMKIDVEGLRNPLGTYHSPARTCKELWLLNPQLPNGEYWIDPNQGCHRDSFKVFCNFTAQGETCLYPDKKFQSVKLAGWKGEKPGTWYSKFRKGKQFSYSGSDGVPVHVVQLNFLTLLSATAKQTFTYHCLNSAAWLHTATYGHEHALRFRGSNGEEMTHENTFYINALYDGCQTRSGQERTMLEFDAPLSNTLPIIDVAVSDFGNGNQKFGFQVGPVCFNG, from the exons GTGGCACAGGGTGGCCTACAGCGTCGAGGGCCAGTCGGTGACTCTTTACCTGGACTGTATTAAGGTGGAAACTCTGGACCTGCTCAGAGGTCACGACCCCTATGTGAGCACAGAGGGGGTCACTGTGTTTGGGACCCGCCTGTTGGATGAAGCAGTGTTCGAG GGAGACATCCAGCAGCTGCTGATCGTCGACGACCCCAGAGCGGCAGAGACATACTGTCAGGACTACATCCCAGACTGTGACGCACCTTTACCCTACAACAGCATATTAGTGGAGCCTGAGGAA CTGGAGAGAGTGCCTAAGAAACGTGTGGTGGAAGAGTTTGAGGAGTTCGACTACAGCGACCTCTATGAAGACCTCTCTGTCTCCACGGTGACCACAGGCCCTAACATCACCGAGTATGAG ATCGTGGAATACGAAGACTATGACAACATGACAGACTACTACCAGGTGAAGGAGTACGAGTATGAGGAGGAGTACGATGAACGCCATGGACCTGCAGAGAGAGAGCAGGCTTATACCATAAACCTAGAG GATTTACCAGAGAAAGGACAAAAAGGAGAACCAGCCTATTTAGGAGCG GGAACACAGATTGTGGGAGCACATGGGCCTCCAGGACCTGAG GGAGAGGCAGGACCCACTGGAGTCACGGGACCAGTAGGACCTCGAGGAGACCCTGGGGAACTG GGCCCTCCTGGGCGGCCTGGTCTTAATGGAGCTGATGGGATCCCAGGCCCTCCAGGAAACATCATGCTCATACCG ttCCAGTCAGGCGGTGATCCAAGGACCGGCGCTGTGGTGTCGGCTCAGGAGGCGCAGGCTCAGGCCATCCTACAGCAAACCAAG CTGGCAATGAAGGGGCCTCCGGGTCCACTCGGCCTCAGGGGAAGACCTGGACCACTG GGTGGCCCGGGTCCACAAGGGCTAAAGGGGAACAGTGGAGAGATGGGCCCAGCA GGCCCTCCAGGACTAACAGGTATCTCAGGCCAGAATGGACGACCTGGAAAAAGG ggtcGTGCAGGTGCTGACGGCGGCCGAGGTGCTGTTGGAGAAACTGGAGCAAAG GGAGATCGAGGTTTTGACGGCTTACCAGGTCTGCCTGGAAACAAAGGACACAAA GGAGACAGGGGGAAGCCGGGCCCTGTGGGACCTGCTGGAGTACCAggagaaaag ggATCTGAGGGACCACCAGGACCAAGAGGAGCACCAGGTGATGCT GGTGCAAGAGGTCTAAATGGCCCCAGGGGTCGTCCTGGCCCCCCCGGCCAACCT GGCATTCGGGGAGTTGATGGGGTTCAAGGTTCAAAGGGAAACATA GGATCCCCTGGAGACATCGGGGCACCAGGACAACAAGGCAACCCTGGAATCCTG GGTTTTCCAGGTCCTCAGGGATTAGTTGGACACCCCGGAGAAAAG GGACCTCAAGGGAAAAAAGGGATGCAAGGCTTACCTGGAAACGATGGGCCTCCA GGTCATCCTGGAAGAGAAGGTACTCCAGGAGAAAAAGGGCTGCCA GGTCCTCCAGGAGTGCAGGGGCCTGTCGGATACCCAGGACAACGAGGAGTCAAG GGTGCAGATGGAATCAGGGGATTAAAAGGGAGTAAAGGCGAGAag GGAGAAGACGGTTTCCCAGGAGCCAAGGGGGAAATGGGAGCAAAGGGGGATGTCGGAGATAATGGAGTTCCTGGTGCTCGGGGAGAAGATGGACCAGAGGGGCCCAAGGGCCAGATGGGGCCTCAAGGGGAGTCTGGACCTGCTGGTATATCTGGAGAGAAG GGGAAACTGGGAGTTCCTGGGCTGCCAGGTTATCCAGGACGGCAGGGACCAAAG GGTTCTGATGGTTTCCCTGGTGTACTGGGAGAACCAGGAGAGAAAGGAAAGAAA GGTCCTGCAGGACAACCAGGAAGTGCAGGCCAGAGGGGTTCAAAT GGTGCACGAGGAGCCAGAGGGGCAAGGGGGCCCACAGGGAAACCCGGAGAAAAG GGCGCCTCAGGACATGATGGACCCCCAGGATCTCCTGGAGAACGG GGCCCTCAAGGACCACAGGGAAGGAATGGAGAACCAGGACCTAAAGGGTCAATG GGTCCAGCTGGAAAGGATGGACTCCCAGGTCACCCAGGTCAAAGAGGAGAGCCG GGTTTCCAAGGGAAAACAGGGCCTCCGGGCCCCTCAGGTGTGGTGGGGCCACAG GGTAAATCAGGTGAGTCCGGCCCAACAGGAGACCGAGGTCACCCAGGGGCACCAGGTGTACCCGGAGAGCATGGTTTACCTGGGGCTGCTGGGAAGGAAGGTGGAAAG GGCGATCCAGGTTTTCCAGGGACAGCTGGGAAGAGTGGCCCTGCAGGACTGAAAGGGTTCAGGGGGAGCAGAGGAGCTCCAGGAGGAATG GGTCCTCCTGGTCTGAAAGGAGGCTCAGGCCCTACTGGATCTCCAGGAGCCATT GGGGCGTCAGGTGAGAGAGGCCCACCAGGACCAGCTGGTGCAATCGGACAACCGGGGCGTCCTGGACCAATCGGAGGACCTGGACCGATGGGAGAGAAGGGCGAGCCT GGAGAGAAGGGTGCAATTGGACCTGCAGGTCAGGATGGAGAACAGGGACCTGTAGGGATGCCTGGGGCTACTGGCCCTGCAGGACCTCCAGGAGACGATGGGGATAAG GGAGAACATGGTGGACCTGGACAGAAAGGCAGCAAGGGAGACAAAGGGGAAGCA GGGCCTCCAGGTCCGCCTGGTACCCAGGGGCCAGTGGGGCAGTCTGGACTTCCA GGCGTCGATGGGCTGGCAGGTCCTCGTGGGCAACAGGGCATGTATGGTCCAAAAGGTGACGAGGGACTGCGTGGTTTTAAGGGTTCCCAAGGACCGATTGGATTACAG GGCATGCCTGGGCTGCCAGGAGAGAAAGGCGAGAGTgggcatgggggtctaatg GGTCCACCTGGACAACAGGGTCCTGCTGGCTCTCAAGGACCCATAGGAGGACAG GGTCCAGCTGGTCGAGTGGGGATGGTGGGACAGCCAGGTGTTGTTGGAGAAAAG ggTGAAGACGGAGAAGCAGGTGATCCAGGACCAGTTGGTGTTGCAGGAAGGCTA GGAGACAAGGGTGACCAGGGAGAGAAGGGAGATACAGGTGCTCCAGGATCAGCAGGTCCTCCAGGATCCAGGGGCCCCACAGGGGAGGATGGAGCTAAGGGCAATGCT GGTCCTATAGGTGTCACAGGGGACCTTGGACAGCAAGGAGAAGCTGGACCCAAT gGTGTGGATGGTCTGCCTGGATCTAAAGGAGATACAGGAGACCCTGGAAAATCT GGGCCACCAGGAGCAACAGGGGAACCAGGACCACCTGGACCTCCTGGCCGAagg GGCCACTTGGGGAAACCGGGCAAGGAAGGAAAGGCAGGCCTGAAAGGGGCCAAG GGTTCACCTGGATTGGAGGGTCCCATAGGGAAGACAGGGCCTGTAGGTGGTCAAGGGCATCCTGGGAAACCAGGCCCTCAGGGACTAAGAGGAATCCCTGGCCCTGCA GGGGAGCAGGGTTTAAATGGACCACCTGGCCAGTCGGGACCACCAGGTCCCATG GGTCCTCCAGGATTACCAGGATTTAAGGGAGACCCAGGCAGGAAAGGAGACAAG GGTCATGGAGGGTTGATAGGTCTGATTGGGCCACCAGGAGACCTTGGAGAAAAGGGAGACAGAGGCCTACCAGGAAACCAGGGTCTACCAGGTCCAAAAGGAGATGAG GGTCCAGTTGGCCCACCAGGTCCCCCTGGCCCCCCTGGCCCAAATGGTCTTTCT GGTGCTATTGGTCAAAAGGGATCCAAAGGAAACCAG ggTCCAATTGGCCCCAGAGGAGACACTGGACCAGCAGGACCTCCAGGACTACCA GGTTCGCCAGCAGCTGGAGTGATGCCTCTGCCAGAGCGAGGACGGAGGAGGCGAACACACAGCTCGGTGGACGGCACTACActtgaagacgaggaggaggtgaTAAACGGAGGTGGAGAGGAGTGGATGCAGGGAGATCAGGCGAAGCAGGATGAATGGTTGAAGAGGAAGGAGGGCCAAGGCATGGAGGAAGTGTTTGCTTCTCTGTCTTCAATGAAAATAGACGTGGAGGGTCTGCGTAACCCACTGGGGACTTACCACAGCCCCGCTCGCACCTGCAAGGAGCTCTGGCTCCTCAACCCACAACTCCCCAACG GTGAGTACTGGATAGATCCCAACCAGGGTTGCCATAGAGACTCCTTCAAGGTATTTTGCAACTTCACTGCACAAGGAGAGACGTGTCTTTACCCTGACAAGAAATTCCAGTCG GTGAAATTAGCAGGATGGAAAGGAGAAAAACCTGGCACCTGGTACAGTAAATTCCGGAAAGGAAAACAG TTTTCATACTCTGGATCTGACGGCGTTCCGGTCCATGTGGTCCAGTTGAATTTCCTGACGTTACTGAGCGCAACAGCCAAACAGACCTTCACCTACCACTGCCTGAACTCTGCAGCCTGGCTACACACCGCCACCTACGGCCACGAACATGCGCTGCGCTTCAGAGGCAGCAACGGCGAGGAAATGACGCACGAGAACACATTTTACATCAATGCACTGTACGACGGGTGTCAG ACACGTTCAGGGCAGGAGAGAACGATGTTGGAATTCGATGCTCCGCTCTCCAACACGCTCCCCATCATCGACGTGGCTGTATCCGATTTTGGAAATGGAAACCAGAAATTTGGTTTCCAAGTTGGCCCAGTCTGCTTTAATGGTTAA